Proteins encoded within one genomic window of Neoarius graeffei isolate fNeoGra1 chromosome 18, fNeoGra1.pri, whole genome shotgun sequence:
- the fga gene encoding LOW QUALITY PROTEIN: fibrinogen alpha chain (The sequence of the model RefSeq protein was modified relative to this genomic sequence to represent the inferred CDS: substituted 1 base at 1 genomic stop codon), whose amino-acid sequence MKLQYSLLCLCALFLCASCEDGEIIGAVDPRGPRPAVAGFTSDKCATEKDWPLCIDDDWGKKCPSGCRIQGLLDQSENEILKKIQKLRNLLNEGKNVHRSTDLESQNTYNFLRERLVSNTGFDNRYATLAEQLRQRIVELKIKIDQQLNLLKALKDRIKTQFFAVQRLEVDIDIKLRSCKGSCASYQEFSVDKESYVALEKQLDRLDPLQVQNVETVTSLKVLKIKQLKELGTDTPSIYKAGTVGTEREAQKKTFFGDVGQLQLSLEAEGSTAETAATVSKVITGTGQSTPISTQTQTQTLSCTQTVRKITTHTKDGIQEKYETVRTGPGCDAIGKFGISEADLLSAAKEGKELSSDGFRVKVTTGDSKSITTLNRGEGELGGFAEDFFQGLGSRGQDSKFSSSFTSSSTSKSIITGGRKGFNSDTKSITSTSSPADFGDDFGAFLLGDIKDDLPDLHARSFKSSGQNKDESLLSDCVDIQGKHTKGGQSGLFKVKPARLEEVVEVYCDQNTGLGGWVLIQQREDGSVNFNRTWNEYRAGFGKIDKHGXGEIWIGNHILHLLTQKESVLRIELLDWAENEVYAEYNVKVGSEKEGFQLSVSAYEGDAGDALVQGFATMGSFLSHAGMKFSTFDRDNDKWEENCAEIYGGGWWYNNCQSANFNGIYYKGGKYDPASKIPYEIENGVVWLPFKPADYSLKVVRMKIRPLQSLK is encoded by the exons ATGAAGCTTCAGTACTCTCTTCTCTGCCTGTGTGCACTCTTCCTTTGTGCCTCG TGTGAGGACGGAGAAATTATTGGAGCTGTAGATCCTCGAGGCCCTCGTCCGGCTGTAGCTGGATTCACATCTGACAAATGTGCCACAGAGAAAGACTGGCCATTATGTATAGATGATGACTGG GGTAAAAAATGTCCGTCTGGCTGCCGAATTCAAGGCCTTCTGGATCAAAGTGAAAATGAGATCTTAAAAAAGATTCAGAAGCTCCGCAACCTTCTTAATGAGGGAAAAAATGTGCATCGATCTACAGATCTGGAGTCCCAAAATACTTACAACTTTCTGAGAGAGAGGCTTGTTTCCAACACAG GTTTTGACAACAGATATGCCACTTTGGCTGAACAGCTGAGGCAGAGGATTGTTGAGTTGAAGATTAAAATCGATCAACAGCTGAATTTGCTGAAGGCTCTAAAAGATCGAATTAAAACCCAGTTCTTCGCTGTACAGCGCCTGGAG GTTGACATTGATATCAAGCTACGCAGCTGTAAAGGCTCCTGTGCCAGCTATCAGGAATTCTCTGTGGATAAGGAGAGCTACGTAGCTCTGGAAAAGCAGTTGGACCGCCTAGACCCCTTACAGGTccagaatgttgagactgtcactTCCTTGAAGGTACTGAAGATAAAGCAACTGAAAGAATTAGGTACGGATACACCTTCCATCTACAAGGCTGGAACCGTTGGAACAGAAAGAGAGGCGcagaagaaaaccttctttggtgACGTGGGCCAGCTTCAGCTCTCCCTGGAGGCTGAGGGCTCCACAGCAGAAACGGCTGCCACCGTCAGCAAAGTCATCACAGGTACGGGCCAGTCCACACCCATTTCTACACAAACCCAAACCCAAACTCTCAGCTGCACCCAGACCGTGCGCAAGATAACAACGCACACCAAAGACGGCATTCAGGAAAAGTATGAAACAGTACGCACTGGGCCAGGGTGTGATGCCATTGGAAAATTCGGCATTTCTGAAGCAGATCTCCTGAGTGCAGCCAAAGAGGGTAAAGAACTGAGTAGTGATGGCTTCAGAGTCAAAGTAACTACTGGAGATTCTAAATCCATCACCACACTCAACCGTGGTGAAGGAGAACTCGGTGGGTTTGCAGAAGACTTCTTTCAGGGACTGGGTTCTCGTGGACAGGATAGTAAGTTCTCCTCATCCTTCACTTCTTCCTCCACCTCTAAATCCATCATTACTGGCGGAAGAAAAGGTTTTAACTCCGACACTAAGAGCATCACATCAACTTCTTCGCCTGCTGATTTTGGTGATGACTTTGGAGCATTCTTACTTGGTGACATAAAAGATGATCTTCCTGATCTACATGCTCGCAgtttcaagtccagtggccaaaACAAAGATGA ATCTCTCCTTTCAGACTGTGTTGATATCCAGGGGAAGCACACCAAGGGTGGTCAGAGTGGCCTGTTCAAAGTAAAGCCGGCCAGGCTGGAGGAGGTAGTGGAGGTTTACTGTGACCAGAACACAGGTTTGGGGGGCTGGGTTCTAATCCAGCAGAGGGAGGATGGATCTGTTAACTTCAACCGCACTTGGAATGAGTATCGGGCTGGGTTTGGGAAGATAGACAAGCATGGATAGGGTGAGATTTGGATTGGGAACCACATCTTACATCTCCTCACTCAGAAAGAAAGTGTTCTGAGAATAGAGCTGTTAGACTGGGCAGAAAACGAGGTGTACGCAGAATATAATGTCAAAGTGGGCTCAGAGAAGGAGGGATTCCAGCTGAGTGTATCAGCTTATGAAGGAGATGCAGGTGATGCTCTGGTGCAGGGGTTTGCTACCATGGGTTCCTTCCTTTCACATGCTGGGATGAAGTTTAGCACGTTTGACAGAGATAATGACAAGTGGGAGGAGAACTGTGCTGAGATCTATGGAGGTGGATGGTGGTACAATAACTGCCAGTCTGCCAACTTTAATGGGATTTACTACAAGGGAGGGAAGTACGATCCTGCTAGCAAAATTCCCTATGAGATAGAGAATGGAGTTGTGTGGCTACCATTTAAACCAGCTGATTATTCCCTTAAAGTGGTCAGGATGAAGATTAGGCCTCTACAGAGTCTCAAATAG